A stretch of the Petrotoga sibirica DSM 13575 genome encodes the following:
- a CDS encoding carbohydrate ABC transporter permease, whose translation MKVKGTYKRSDIWLAFWLIIPTLIAIGITAFYPLGQTIYDSFFKWSLKPGFEREFLGFQNYINLFQNPRFLSSLWNTIYFTFFSVLIEFLLGLGTALILNADFKLRGLVRAAVLIPWAIPTAVSSQMWKWMYNDQYGVISLMLYNLGILEEGTPILGTPGMAMSAIIAVDVWKTTPFVALLLLAGLQIIPNELYEAARIDGASIWKQFTSITLPVLRPTIGVTLIFRTLDALRVFDIVYIMTQGAVATETLAVYNRSLLMDNIFSPRGLFGYGSALSVVIFLIIGIFTLIYMRSLNIKLD comes from the coding sequence ATGAAAGTAAAAGGTACGTATAAAAGATCGGATATCTGGCTTGCGTTTTGGCTTATTATCCCAACCTTAATTGCTATCGGTATTACCGCCTTCTATCCTCTGGGGCAAACTATTTATGATAGTTTCTTCAAATGGTCTCTCAAACCAGGATTTGAAAGAGAGTTTTTAGGATTTCAAAATTATATCAATTTGTTTCAAAACCCTAGATTTTTGAGTTCGTTATGGAATACAATATATTTTACTTTTTTTTCTGTACTAATAGAATTCCTTTTAGGGCTAGGAACCGCCTTAATATTGAACGCAGATTTTAAATTGAGAGGTTTAGTAAGAGCAGCAGTTTTGATTCCATGGGCTATACCTACAGCGGTCTCTTCACAAATGTGGAAATGGATGTATAATGACCAATATGGTGTAATAAGTTTAATGCTATATAATTTAGGAATACTTGAGGAAGGTACCCCTATTCTTGGGACTCCAGGGATGGCTATGTCAGCCATTATAGCCGTAGATGTCTGGAAAACTACTCCTTTTGTTGCTCTTTTACTCCTTGCGGGGCTTCAAATCATACCCAATGAGTTATACGAAGCAGCTAGAATAGATGGGGCTAGTATATGGAAACAATTCACTTCTATCACTTTACCTGTATTAAGGCCTACTATTGGCGTGACTTTAATATTTAGAACTTTAGACGCTTTGAGGGTTTTCGATATTGTTTACATCATGACACAGGGTGCAGTGGCAACTGAAACTCTAGCGGTTTACAATAGGTCACTTTTGATGGATAATATCTTCTCTCCAAGAGGTTTGTTTGGATATGGTTCTGCACTATCGGTCGTAATATTTTTAATCATAGGTATATTCACACTTATTTACATGCGCTCGTTGAACATTAAATTAGATTGA